Proteins encoded within one genomic window of Mya arenaria isolate MELC-2E11 chromosome 13, ASM2691426v1:
- the LOC128214191 gene encoding dehydrogenase/reductase SDR family member 1-like, with protein sequence MSLKDKVCVVTGATRGIGRGIALQLGAQGATVYVTGRTLKAKDDAQFPGSLEQTCEEIESRGGKCIPVQCDHKIDDDVKKLFEKVAREQNNRLDVLVNNAFSAFSACVDNVKVPFWELPDNIYDELNQVGLRNHYLCSVLAARLMVPRKSGLIINISGHGGMTYTLNVPYGIGKEGCDRMAVDCARELREHNVAFVCLWPCVVKTEGSQAIFKDPKLSATMAVEAGVSEQILRDNYKYGESVEYVGMCVVQLANDTNIMKMSGKVHITSDLGDHYGFRDDDGHKPINIRRINCLLKFAPSWISWVSNFVPDFVKIPSWLMSFAGHKLN encoded by the coding sequence ATGTCATTGAAAGACAAAGTCTGCGTCGTGACAGGAGCTACACGGGGCATCGGCCGCGGGATCGCCTTGCAGCTAGGCGCACAAGGTGCCACCGTCTACGTCACCGGAAGGACCCTCAAAGCCAAGGATGATGCCCAATTTCCGGGTTCCCTCGAACAAACGTGTGAGGAGATCGAATCCAGGGGAGGCAAATGCATCCCTGTACAATGTGATCACAAGATCGACGACGATGTtaagaaattgtttgaaaaggtTGCTCGGGAACAGAATAACCGTTTAGATGTTCTCGTTAACAACGCGTTCTCGGCATTCAGCGCATGCGTAGATAACGTCAAAGTGCCTTTCTGGGAACTACCTGATAATATCTATGATGAGCTGAATCAAGTTGGTTTACGAAACCACTACCTATGTTCGGTTCTAGCTGCTCGTCTGATGGTACCCCGGAAGTCGGGACTGATTATTAACATTTCCGGTCACGGGGGAATGACGTATACGTTAAACGTGCCGTACGGTATCGGAAAAGAAGGCTGTGATCGAATGGCTGTTGACTGCGCACGAGAGTTGAGGGAGCATAACGTCGCCTTCGTGTGTCTTTGGCCTTGCGTGGTTAAAACTGAGGGCTCACAAGCAATCTTCAAGGATCCGAAATTGTCAGCCACCATGGCTGTCGAGGCTGGTGTTAGTGAACAAATTCTGAGAGACAACTACAAATACGGGGAGTCGGTAGAGTACGTCGGAATGTGCGTCGTCCAACTCGCAAATGAcacaaatatcatgaaaatgaGCGGGAAAGTGCACATAACCTCAGACCTCGGGGACCACTATGGGTTTAGGGATGATGATGGCCATAAGCCTATAAACATACGCCGAATAAACTGTCTGCTGAAATTCGCGCCATCTTGGATTTCCTGGGTGTCAAATTTTGTTCCAGACTTTGTTAAAATTCCGTCATGGCTTATGTCATTTGCTGGGCAcaaattaaactaa
- the LOC128214371 gene encoding 39S ribosomal protein L15, mitochondrial-like, which translates to MASKIPEKALHLIKNAPRVTLNSIKPLPDSYTLKVRQRRSRAKGGQSGRGNKGQGQRMTLPRLGFEGNNTPFYMQMPIEPYYQNHHLRREYPPLSLHTLQRMIDLGRLNTEEPIDLNTICNTGIYKIKPNDNEYGINLTDEGADLFTSRVNVEVQWAEESTIAAIERNGGMITTRFYNPECLKAVIDTQDHFRKGLPIPRCPLPPQDALEYYMNPENRGYLADPSKLQEARYVLAQKYGYEAPDYSMDRNPALFKKMKDPRQIFFGLSPGWVVCLKDKAIIKPKDEDYIQYYQS; encoded by the exons ATGGCTTCAAAAATACCAGAAAAAGCGTTGCATTTGATTAAAAATGCCCCTAGAGTTACATTAAACAGCATCAAGCCTTTACCGGACTCGTACACACTTAAG gTGAGACAAAGACGAAGTCGAGCTAAAGGCGGACAGAGTGGTCGAGGTAACAAGGGTCAAGGCCAGCGAATGACCTTGCCCAGACTGGGCTTTGAAGGAAACAACACACCGTTCTACATGCAGATGCCCATTGAACCATACTATCAGAATCACCA CTTGCGAAGGGAATACCCACCACTATCTCTACACACTCTACAGAGAATGATCGACCTAGGTCGTTTGAATACAGAAGAACCTATAGACCTTAACACGATATGCAACACGGGCATCTATAAGATTAAACCGAATGACAATGAATATGGAATCAATCTAACAGATGAg GGAGCTGATCTTTTCACATCTAGGGTGAATGTTGAAGTCCAGTGGGCAGAAGAATCGACCATCGCAGCCATTGAGAGAAATGGTGGTATGATCACTACACGTTTCTATAACCCAGAGTGTCTGAAAGCCGTTATAGACACCCAGGACCACTTTAGAAAGGGACTCCCCATTCCTCGCTGCCCTCTTCCACCCCAGGATGCGTTAGAGTATTACATGAACCCAGAAAACCGTGGATACTTAGCTGATCCCAGTAAGCTTCAGGAAGCCAGATATGTGTTGGCCCAGAAGTATGGCTACGAGGCGCCAGATTATTCCATGGACCGGAACCCCGCTTTGTTCAAGAAAATGAAAGATCCGAGACAGATATTTTTTGGCCTGAGTCCCGGATGGGTTGTTTGTCTGAAAGATAAGGCCATTATTAAGCCGAAGGATGAAGATTATATTCAGTATTATCAATCATGA